CCATCCTAAAAACAGAAGCGCACAACATTGTGGCTCATCTGAAAATGGATCTTGTGCCCGAGGGCAGGCATATTTTCGGCAACCTCACCGTGCACGAAAATCTCAAGCTCGCCACCTGGACCCGCAAGGGCAGCGGCATTGAAAAGGACATGGACAGGGTTTTCGATCTCTTTCCCCGTCTCAAGGAACGCATGCACCAGCGCAGCGACACCCTTTCTGGCGGCGAACAGCAAATGCTGGCAGTGGGCCGGGCGCTAATGACAGACTGTTCGGTCATCCTGCTGGACGAACCCTCTATGGGCCTTTCACCCCTGCTTATGTACGACATGTTTCGCACGTTTAAAAAGCTCAACAGCGAAGGCCTTACTGTTATCGTGGTGGAGCAGAACGCCCGCCTGGCCCTTCAGGTTGCAGACCGCGGATATGTGCTGGACACAGGGGCCATTGTGGC
The Desulfovibrio intestinalis DNA segment above includes these coding regions:
- a CDS encoding ABC transporter ATP-binding protein, producing the protein MLLEVENLYAGYGKIEALHGISFHVNEGEIVTLIGANGAGKSTTLKAIMRLTPPESPTVFSGDIRFKGKSILKTEAHNIVAHLKMDLVPEGRHIFGNLTVHENLKLATWTRKGSGIEKDMDRVFDLFPRLKERMHQRSDTLSGGEQQMLAVGRALMTDCSVILLDEPSMGLSPLLMYDMFRTFKKLNSEGLTVIVVEQNARLALQVADRGYVLDTGAIVAQGTAAELADTPEIKAAYLGA